Within Sorghum bicolor cultivar BTx623 chromosome 2, Sorghum_bicolor_NCBIv3, whole genome shotgun sequence, the genomic segment ttccttttctttctgaATCCAGTCGACAATCGTGCCCTGCAGCTGGACAGGCGCATGTGCAACCCACAGGTTGAGGAATTGAAAGATGGTACTTGTTTGTCTCCCTATCTCCTGATCATGCCATTGCAACATCTTCCCTTTCCTTGGACCCTGAGAATTCCTCATGCTTGTTCTCTGTGTGCTCATGCTTGCCTTCTCAACCTGAATATATGCAGCGCCATGTTGTAATTTCCAAAGCATTTGGTAGACTGCCACTTTGTCATTCTTGCAGAAGTAATCTAGTGCCTTTGGCAGCATGATCTCTTCCAGTTGTCCCAAGGTAAAGTCTGTCTGCAAGAAATGCTGTTCCTCACTGTAGATCACAGGTACTGCAGGAGTTCTATCCACATGTACGATGTTTTCTAAACAACCATGGGGGGTAACTAGAAGTCCAACTTTCAGATATGGAGAATCTTGTAGAGAATATTTGGTTTCAGACATGAAGGACCTATGTTGGTCGCAGTCCAAGACTGAGACATGGCACTGCAGATGTACTTCAATAACTGATCCCAGAAAAACATCTGGTAATCTTGACTTGTTTAACTTCCTATTACCATGACAGAGCTTGTGTTGATCATGCTGTTTGCAACATAGTGGGTTTGGGCGAAACCAATCAGTGCCAAACCTGTGAAGAATATCCCAATGTTCTTTGTGATGTGTATCAATATCTGGCACCCATGAGAAATCTTCTGTAGGTAGTTGCAGAAGTTTATTCCTAACCGTTTCAACTGCAGACTTGAAATTGAAAAGAGGGGCATATAGCTGCAGGCACTTAATTGCCATCCCTACTATGTCAGTACTCTCCGAAAGCTGTAGcattaaagaaaagaaaaagtcatCCCCTGATGCATTACCATCTTTCTGCATAAAGATGAGTCTAGCCTCTACTCCATACTCAGCAGTAATATACGGCACCAACTGTAGAAACAAAGGGCGCCTGTTTGCTTGAAGGATTCTGTGCTGTAGTTTCTTGCCATTCAGAAGATGcctgacaagaggatcaaaggGCATGTGGTGGCGTGGCCTGCCACCAAGCTCTAGTAATCTGAGAAACTCGCTAGCACCGTCTGCAAACCACTCAAACCTTCGAACAGTGGAGCTGTTGGACTCGTCTTTGTTGGGGCCAAAGATGGAGAAAACAAACGACTTGGTAGTATGCGCTATACGTACAGGAAATGAGGACTTCCTCACCTCTTCCTCCGTCTGTTCGTCTTCTAGGATCCTCTGCTTGCATTTATGCAGCGTGTCATCGCATTCTTGAGCGGCACGCTTCAGCTTGCCACGCCGACGCAACAAGGATGCATCAGTGATCTGCCACTTCTCTGACGTCTCAAGAGCAGCCTCTAGCCTGATGTGTGCCATCTCTAGCCTCTCCAAGTTTCTGTTGGCACTTGATTCCACTTTCTCCTCATATTTCTGAACCAGATTGGATAGGAGGTGGTTGACTGTCTCATGGACAAGTGCAGAGCTGACAATCTCTGCCATCAGGATTCAAGGACCTATAGCACCCCTTCCCGCTTCATAAAAACTGAACATATAACAGCATACATGAGAGACTAAACATATGGACTTTTGTATCAGAAGCAAAGATTTAGCATAGCAACTGTAGGGGCCTACCTTGGACTGAATCACATGGACAGCTATCCTTTTCATGCATAGATATCTCGAGTCCAAATCATAGAATG encodes:
- the LOC8054447 gene encoding uncharacterized protein LOC8054447, with protein sequence MAEIVSSALVHETVNHLLSNLVQKYEEKVESSANRNLERLEMAHIRLEAALETSEKWQITDASLLRRRGKLKRAAQECDDTLHKCKQRILEDEQTEEEVRKSSFPVRIAHTTKSFVFSIFGPNKDESNSSTVRRFEWFADGASEFLRLLELGGRPRHHMPFDPLVRHLLNGKKLQHRILQANRRPLFLQLVPYITAEYGVEARLIFMQKDGNASGDDFFFSLMLQLSESTDIVGMAIKCLQLYAPLFNFKSAVETVRNKLLQLPTEDFSWVPDIDTHHKEHWDILHRFGTDWFRPNPLCCKQHDQHKLCHGNRKLNKSRLPDVFLGSVIEVHLQCHVSVLDCDQHRSFMSETKYSLQDSPYLKVGLLVTPHGCLENIVHVDRTPAVPVIYSEEQHFLQTDFTLGQLEEIMLPKALDYFCKNDKVAVYQMLWKLQHGAAYIQVEKASMSTQRTSMRNSQGPRKGKMLQWHDQEIGRQTSTIFQFLNLWVAHAPVQLQGTIVDWIQKEKEKQLAELQPHQKFQIMQGK